In Paraburkholderia flava, one genomic interval encodes:
- a CDS encoding zinc-binding alcohol dehydrogenase family protein has protein sequence MKAVGLHRYLPIDHPEALLDVELPQPQATGRDLLVKVEAISVNPVDYKVRSPKDTVEKAPRVLGWDAAGTVAAVGPDVTLFKVGDPVFYAGSITRPGANSEYHLVDERIVGRKPASLDFAHAAALPLTAITAWEALFDRLGVSPQGADEGRSVLIIGGAGGVGSIGIQLAKQLARLKVIATASRPASAKWATELGADHIVDHFGDMPAQLKALGIEQVDYVLIFNDTDTHFPAAAAVIKPQGGICTIVENAKPVAVELLKAKSSAFHWEFMFTRSMFGTPDMIEQHKLLTEVARLVDAGTLRTTVGENLGPINAENVRRAHRLLEEGRAIGKLVLSGF, from the coding sequence ATGAAAGCCGTCGGTCTGCATCGTTATCTGCCCATTGACCATCCCGAAGCGCTGCTCGACGTCGAGTTGCCGCAACCGCAGGCCACTGGCCGCGATCTGCTGGTGAAGGTGGAGGCGATCTCCGTGAATCCCGTCGACTACAAGGTCCGCTCGCCGAAGGACACCGTCGAGAAAGCGCCGCGCGTACTCGGTTGGGACGCGGCCGGCACGGTCGCGGCGGTCGGTCCGGACGTGACGCTGTTCAAGGTCGGCGATCCGGTGTTCTACGCGGGCAGCATCACGCGGCCGGGCGCGAACAGCGAATATCACCTCGTCGACGAACGGATCGTCGGACGCAAGCCGGCCTCGCTCGACTTCGCGCACGCGGCCGCATTGCCGCTGACCGCGATCACCGCATGGGAAGCGCTGTTCGATCGCCTCGGCGTGTCGCCGCAGGGCGCGGACGAAGGGCGCTCGGTGCTGATCATCGGCGGAGCGGGCGGTGTCGGATCGATCGGCATCCAGCTCGCGAAGCAGCTCGCCAGGCTGAAGGTGATCGCGACCGCGTCGCGTCCCGCATCGGCGAAGTGGGCGACCGAACTCGGCGCGGATCACATCGTCGATCACTTCGGCGACATGCCCGCGCAGTTGAAAGCGCTCGGCATCGAGCAGGTCGATTACGTACTGATCTTCAACGACACGGACACGCATTTTCCGGCGGCGGCCGCCGTCATCAAACCGCAGGGCGGCATCTGCACGATCGTCGAGAACGCGAAGCCGGTCGCGGTCGAACTGCTGAAGGCGAAAAGCTCGGCGTTCCACTGGGAGTTCATGTTCACGCGCTCGATGTTCGGCACGCCCGACATGATCGAACAGCACAAGCTGCTGACCGAAGTCGCGCGGCTCGTCGATGCGGGCACGCTGCGCACGACGGTCGGCGAGAACCTCGGGCCGATCAATGCGGAGAACGTGCGTCGTGCGCATCGTCTGCTTGAGGAAGGGCGCGCGATCGGCAAGCTGGTGTTGAGCGGGTTCTGA
- a CDS encoding LysR family transcriptional regulator produces the protein MATSSSSVSSAASGRIERDRLDLLDVALFVRAALLANVSAAGREFGLSAAVASARIAQLEKLLGARLLHRTTRRISLTQDGEVFMTQAQTLLDTADAARASVGRGRAEPQGRLRVAMSSSFGRQHVSPVIPEFLRQHPGVSVDLRITDQLVDLVDAGIDVAIRLGAMKDSSLVARRLATNRRVICCSPAYLAEHGTPRHPSDLASHECIVLSNQRDWSFVTPAGTVGVRVGGRLDVDNGEVIRDALLAGFGIALKSTWDVAPYLRSGELVSVLDSYPLADIVAIWAVYPSRAFVPPKTVAFVDFLAAHFGDPPYWDREPSS, from the coding sequence ATGGCGACTTCCTCTTCCTCTGTATCGTCCGCTGCCTCGGGCCGTATCGAGCGCGATCGGCTCGATCTGCTGGATGTCGCGCTGTTCGTGCGCGCGGCGCTGCTCGCGAACGTGTCGGCGGCGGGACGCGAGTTCGGGCTGTCGGCGGCGGTCGCAAGCGCGCGGATCGCGCAGCTCGAAAAACTGCTCGGCGCGCGGCTGCTGCATCGGACCACCCGCCGCATCAGTCTCACGCAGGACGGCGAAGTCTTCATGACGCAGGCGCAGACGCTGCTCGACACCGCCGACGCCGCGCGCGCGTCGGTCGGACGCGGACGGGCCGAACCGCAGGGACGGTTGCGGGTTGCGATGTCGTCGTCGTTCGGGCGGCAGCATGTGTCGCCGGTGATCCCCGAATTCCTGCGGCAGCATCCGGGCGTCAGCGTCGATCTGCGCATCACCGATCAACTGGTCGATCTCGTCGACGCGGGCATCGACGTCGCGATCCGGCTCGGCGCGATGAAGGACTCATCGCTGGTCGCGCGACGGCTCGCGACGAATCGACGCGTGATCTGCTGCTCGCCCGCGTATCTCGCCGAGCATGGGACGCCACGTCATCCGTCGGATCTCGCCTCGCACGAATGCATCGTGCTGTCGAATCAACGCGACTGGTCGTTCGTCACGCCGGCGGGCACGGTCGGCGTGCGCGTCGGCGGGCGGCTCGACGTCGACAACGGCGAGGTGATCCGCGACGCGTTGCTCGCGGGCTTCGGCATCGCGCTCAAATCAACGTGGGACGTCGCGCCGTATCTGCGCAGCGGCGAACTGGTGAGCGTGCTCGACAGCTATCCGCTCGCGGACATCGTCGCGATCTGGGCGGTCTATCCGAGCCGCGCATTCGTGCCGCCGAAGACGGTCGCGTTCGTCGATTTCCTTGCCGCGCATTTTGGCGATCCGCCGTATTGGGATCGCGAGCCGTCGAGCTGA
- the ligD gene encoding DNA ligase D: MADRLDTYQRKRRFDETPEPSGAATRRRRGSSGKRAATHALAYVIQEHHARRLHYDFRLELDGALKSWAIPKGPSVDPSVKRLAVHVEDHPLEYGSFEGEIPEGNYGAGTVIVWDRGTWEPVGGVDAARDAYRAGKLKFRLDGDKLHGGWALVRSTMRGSGDKEQWLLIKERDDDARSESEFDVLDALPGSVMEGEGESSERVKKAAKRTARDVDIAYSSTKKTRSTAAAHGTDVTHPSTKKTRSTTAAHQTDIVANRTTESLRTLAVEPAIEGARKAVLPATLAPQLATLVDAPPAGEAWAYEIKFDGYRVLARIDRHAKRAAGRIALHTRAGNDWTAKFSRQAKALEQLDVDSAWLDGEAVVLDADGVPSFQKLQNALDANRPQDIVLYLFDVPYLNGYDLRHVPLVQRRAILRALLEPLASRDSKHGDALRFSDDFGFTADALLKSACDMALEGIIGKRTDSVYRSGRSPSWIKLKCRRRQEFVIGGYTEPAGSRSGFGALLLGVYDAKGKLRYAGRVGTGFDAALLRSVKRELDARTAAKMPFAEAPRERSRTPVHWVKPELVAECNFAEWTDERIVRQASFVSLRDDKPARQIVREAPRKGADVQQESATEEADMGSRDATSPRAKATKRRTSTRESVKESSKVSSKGAARGASKTSAKKSVKTSAKTSAKTAAKGTAKAPAKTSAKTSTKTPAKRSTRTPTKTSAQAPVKAPAKTPRQSTPTPTTIAGVRISHPDRVIDKTTHTTKLDLVRYYESVAKQMLPHLRDRPVALVRAPEDIGGELFFQKHSQKLAIPHVTQHPGLDPEHPPLITIESVDALIGAAQMGTVELHTWNAVASNIEKPDRVVFDLDPDPALGWERMIEAAQLTRTLLDELGLVSFCKTSGGRGLHVVVPLVKHAGWDDVKAFSQAVAQHMAATLPQHFSAKMGKQNRRRKIFVDYLRNGRGSSTVAAYSVRARPGLGVSVPIAWDELEQTQRGDQWTVANLHERLAALKRDPWAAYAKTRQRITTEMRKRLGLKP, from the coding sequence ATGGCGGACCGACTCGATACCTATCAGCGCAAGCGTCGTTTCGACGAGACACCGGAGCCGTCGGGTGCTGCTACGCGTCGTAGACGCGGCTCGTCGGGAAAACGCGCAGCCACGCACGCACTCGCGTACGTGATCCAGGAGCATCACGCGCGGCGCCTGCACTACGATTTCCGGCTTGAACTCGATGGGGCGTTGAAATCGTGGGCGATTCCGAAGGGGCCGAGCGTTGACCCGTCGGTGAAACGGCTCGCGGTCCACGTCGAGGACCATCCGCTCGAATACGGATCGTTCGAAGGCGAGATTCCCGAAGGCAATTACGGTGCGGGCACGGTGATCGTCTGGGATCGCGGCACGTGGGAACCGGTAGGCGGCGTCGATGCTGCACGCGATGCGTACCGCGCGGGCAAGCTCAAGTTCCGGCTCGACGGCGACAAGCTGCACGGCGGTTGGGCACTGGTGCGCAGCACGATGCGCGGCAGCGGCGACAAGGAGCAATGGCTGCTGATCAAGGAACGCGACGACGACGCGCGCAGCGAAAGCGAGTTCGATGTGCTCGACGCGCTGCCGGGCAGTGTGATGGAGGGAGAGGGCGAGAGTTCGGAGCGCGTAAAAAAGGCCGCAAAACGCACGGCGCGTGATGTGGACATTGCGTATTCATCGACGAAGAAAACCCGCAGCACTGCTGCCGCCCACGGAACCGACGTCACGCATCCGTCGACGAAGAAAACCCGCAGCACGACCGCCGCCCATCAAACCGACATCGTCGCGAACCGCACGACGGAATCGCTGCGCACGCTCGCTGTCGAACCGGCAATCGAAGGCGCACGTAAGGCCGTGTTGCCCGCGACGCTCGCGCCGCAGCTCGCCACGCTCGTCGATGCGCCGCCCGCCGGCGAAGCCTGGGCGTATGAGATCAAGTTCGACGGCTATCGCGTGCTCGCGCGGATCGACCGGCACGCAAAGCGCGCGGCCGGTCGCATCGCGTTGCATACGCGCGCGGGAAACGACTGGACCGCGAAGTTCTCCCGCCAGGCGAAAGCGCTCGAACAACTCGACGTCGACAGCGCGTGGCTCGATGGAGAGGCAGTGGTGCTCGATGCCGACGGCGTGCCGAGCTTCCAGAAGCTGCAGAACGCACTCGATGCGAATCGTCCGCAGGACATCGTGCTGTATCTGTTCGACGTGCCCTATCTGAATGGCTATGACCTGCGTCATGTGCCGCTCGTGCAGCGTCGCGCGATTCTGCGTGCGTTGCTGGAGCCGCTTGCGTCGCGTGATTCGAAACATGGAGACGCGCTGCGTTTCTCCGACGACTTCGGTTTCACTGCCGACGCATTGCTGAAAAGCGCCTGCGACATGGCGCTCGAAGGGATCATCGGCAAGCGCACGGATAGCGTGTACCGGTCTGGACGCTCGCCGTCGTGGATCAAGCTGAAGTGTCGACGGCGTCAGGAGTTTGTGATCGGCGGCTATACCGAGCCGGCGGGGAGTCGTAGTGGTTTCGGTGCGTTGCTGCTCGGCGTGTACGACGCGAAGGGCAAACTGCGTTATGCCGGCCGCGTCGGTACCGGTTTCGATGCGGCGTTGTTGCGTTCGGTCAAACGTGAACTCGATGCCCGTACGGCTGCAAAGATGCCGTTCGCCGAGGCGCCGCGCGAACGCAGTCGCACGCCGGTTCACTGGGTGAAGCCGGAACTCGTCGCGGAATGCAACTTCGCGGAATGGACCGATGAACGCATCGTGCGTCAGGCGTCGTTCGTTAGCCTGCGCGACGATAAACCCGCGCGGCAGATCGTCAGGGAAGCACCGCGCAAAGGAGCCGACGTGCAGCAGGAAAGCGCTACTGAAGAAGCCGATATGGGTTCACGTGACGCAACGTCGCCCCGAGCAAAAGCGACGAAGCGAAGGACCTCGACGCGGGAATCCGTGAAGGAGTCATCGAAGGTGTCGTCGAAAGGGGCTGCGCGGGGAGCTTCGAAGACGTCGGCGAAGAAATCGGTGAAGACGTCAGCTAAAACATCGGCGAAGACAGCAGCGAAAGGGACTGCGAAAGCCCCAGCGAAGACGTCAGCAAAAACGTCAACGAAGACGCCAGCGAAAAGGTCTACTAGGACCCCAACAAAGACGTCAGCACAAGCGCCTGTGAAAGCGCCCGCAAAAACCCCACGCCAATCCACCCCAACACCGACCACCATCGCCGGCGTCCGCATCTCGCACCCCGATCGCGTGATCGACAAAACCACGCATACGACGAAGCTCGATCTCGTGCGCTACTACGAATCGGTGGCTAAGCAGATGCTGCCGCATCTGCGCGATCGCCCGGTTGCTCTGGTGCGAGCGCCCGAAGACATCGGCGGCGAGCTGTTCTTCCAGAAGCACAGCCAGAAGCTCGCGATCCCGCACGTGACGCAGCACCCCGGGCTCGACCCGGAGCATCCACCGCTGATCACGATCGAAAGCGTCGACGCATTGATCGGCGCCGCACAGATGGGCACCGTCGAGCTGCATACGTGGAATGCAGTCGCGTCGAACATCGAGAAGCCTGACCGCGTGGTGTTCGACCTCGACCCGGACCCGGCGCTCGGCTGGGAACGGATGATCGAAGCCGCGCAGCTGACGCGCACGCTGCTCGACGAACTCGGTCTCGTATCGTTCTGCAAGACGAGCGGCGGGCGAGGGCTGCACGTCGTCGTGCCGCTCGTGAAGCACGCGGGCTGGGACGACGTGAAAGCGTTTTCGCAGGCGGTCGCGCAGCACATGGCCGCGACGTTGCCGCAGCACTTCTCCGCGAAGATGGGCAAGCAGAACCGGCGTCGCAAGATCTTCGTCGACTATCTGCGTAATGGCCGTGGGTCGAGCACGGTTGCTGCGTATTCGGTGCGGGCGCGGCCGGGCCTTGGTGTGTCGGTGCCGATCGCGTGGGACGAACTCGAACAGACGCAACGTGGCGATCAATGGACGGTCGCAAACCTGCATGAAAGGCTCGCTGCGTTGAAGCGCGACCCGTGGGCCGCGTATGCGAAGACGCGTCAGCGGATTACCACGGAGATGCGCAAACGGCTCGGCCTGAAGCCTTAG
- a CDS encoding Ku protein codes for MAHMIWRGAISFGLVHVPVQLYPATQSEKVGFNLLDKRSIDPIGYRQINKRTGKEVTRENIVRGFEYEKDHYVVLSDAEIRSANPESTQTVDILAFVDAPDVSFLYLDTPYYLAPDRKGEKVYALLREALKASGKIGIANVVLHNKQHLAALIAVGPVLALNTLRWVDEVRDVDELKLPPESDRKAGVTARELAMAKKLIDDMSDTWDPAQYHDTFRDDIMALVERKIKAGKTEEISEVDEPRETRRSAEILDLSDLLKRSLGRGRGKAAANGHGRNASASVESDDEDEEGGSGRSTSRKVAARKTTSRAKPAKRKSPAASPSRETSHRKRRAA; via the coding sequence ATGGCTCACATGATCTGGAGAGGCGCAATCAGTTTCGGCCTCGTGCACGTGCCGGTGCAGCTCTATCCGGCGACGCAGTCGGAGAAGGTCGGTTTCAATCTGCTCGACAAGCGCTCGATCGATCCGATCGGCTACCGGCAGATCAACAAGCGCACCGGCAAGGAAGTCACGCGCGAGAACATCGTGCGCGGCTTCGAGTACGAGAAGGACCATTACGTCGTGCTGTCCGATGCCGAGATCCGCTCGGCGAATCCGGAGTCGACGCAAACCGTCGACATCCTCGCGTTCGTCGATGCGCCCGACGTGTCGTTCCTGTACCTCGATACGCCGTACTACCTCGCGCCGGACCGCAAGGGCGAGAAGGTCTACGCGCTGCTGCGCGAGGCGCTGAAGGCGTCGGGCAAGATCGGTATCGCGAACGTCGTGCTGCACAACAAGCAGCATCTCGCGGCGCTGATCGCGGTCGGTCCGGTGCTTGCGCTGAATACGCTGCGCTGGGTCGACGAAGTGCGCGACGTCGACGAACTGAAACTGCCGCCCGAAAGCGATCGCAAGGCCGGCGTCACCGCACGCGAACTCGCGATGGCGAAGAAGCTGATCGACGACATGAGCGATACGTGGGACCCCGCGCAGTATCACGACACGTTCCGCGACGACATCATGGCGCTGGTCGAACGGAAGATAAAGGCGGGCAAGACCGAGGAAATATCGGAGGTGGACGAGCCGCGCGAGACGCGTCGGTCGGCGGAGATTCTCGATCTGTCGGATCTGTTGAAGCGGAGTCTTGGGCGGGGGCGGGGCAAAGCGGCCGCGAACGGGCATGGACGCAACGCATCCGCGTCGGTTGAGTCCGATGATGAGGACGAAGAGGGAGGCAGTGGTCGCAGCACTTCCCGTAAGGTCGCCGCTCGCAAGACCACGTCCCGGGCAAAACCCGCGAAACGCAAAAGCCCTGCAGCGAGCCCATCGCGAGAAACGTCGCATCGCAAACGCCGCGCGGCGTGA
- a CDS encoding alpha/beta fold hydrolase: protein MRRTQNGFANQTIVPSFSFYENRRATRDIASTVKQRKPLNFPIDMTMKNPTVVLVHGALSDASIWTSVIAQLQLQNYRVLAPALPMRSLTTDIAYLDSFLASIDGEVVLVGHSYAGSVISHAPRRENQIRALVYVAAFQPDTGESAGELNGRFPGSKLGPDTLAFVPTPTGTDLYLKPECFHDVYAGDLSPATIAIMASAQRPVDALAMEEKLEGEPAWRGIPSWAIVATDDQSIPPAALRFMAARAQSTVREVRSSHAVPVSHPHDVVNCIVEAARTH from the coding sequence TTGCGGCGTACGCAAAACGGGTTTGCAAATCAGACGATTGTTCCGTCCTTCTCCTTTTATGAAAATCGACGCGCTACCCGGGATATCGCTTCCACGGTCAAGCAACGCAAACCCCTTAACTTCCCAATCGACATGACCATGAAAAATCCCACTGTCGTTCTCGTGCACGGCGCACTCTCCGATGCTTCAATATGGACGTCGGTCATCGCGCAATTGCAGCTACAAAACTATCGCGTGCTCGCTCCGGCACTGCCGATGCGCAGCTTGACCACCGATATCGCCTACCTCGACAGTTTTCTCGCCAGCATCGACGGTGAGGTCGTGCTGGTCGGTCACTCGTACGCAGGCTCGGTGATCTCTCATGCACCGCGTCGCGAGAATCAGATACGGGCACTGGTCTATGTCGCCGCATTTCAACCCGACACGGGAGAGAGCGCAGGCGAACTCAATGGCCGCTTTCCGGGTAGCAAACTGGGACCGGATACCCTTGCATTCGTGCCAACGCCGACCGGCACGGATCTGTATCTGAAACCCGAGTGCTTTCACGATGTCTATGCCGGCGATCTGTCGCCGGCGACCATTGCGATCATGGCTTCAGCACAGCGACCGGTCGATGCCCTCGCGATGGAAGAAAAGCTGGAAGGCGAACCCGCATGGCGCGGCATCCCGTCGTGGGCCATCGTTGCCACCGACGATCAGTCCATTCCCCCTGCCGCCCTACGTTTCATGGCCGCGCGCGCGCAGTCGACCGTGCGCGAGGTCAGATCCTCTCACGCCGTACCGGTGTCTCACCCACACGACGTGGTGAACTGCATCGTCGAGGCAGCGCGAACGCATTGA
- a CDS encoding LysR family transcriptional regulator — METDALEIFLSVATLGNFSRVARSRNVVVSSVTRKIDLLEQEIGLALFNRGSRHVHLTDAGLQFVGAARRILAELSDVRDAIESIQTEPKGLLTITVPATFGRKHVAPAVATFLLRYPQIQIDLHVSDEMVDLVNQRVDVAIRIGVLDDSDMLAVQLAPQRRVAVASPEYLARAGRPASPIDLMTHNCLSHGLNGARAGWWQFAGVNDGKPLDVGGNLRTDDSESLLKAVLAGVGVAHLATWLVGDEIAAGRLVVLFDSELREPSVSMSGIHAVRMPGRGVRKARLFIDHLREQFTSADKHVPYWERPFDQKRAGLRENPSSPA, encoded by the coding sequence ATGGAAACCGACGCACTCGAGATCTTTTTGTCTGTCGCGACGCTCGGCAATTTTTCGCGGGTGGCCAGATCGCGCAACGTCGTGGTTTCGTCGGTGACGCGGAAGATCGATCTGCTGGAACAGGAGATCGGGCTCGCACTCTTCAATCGCGGTTCGCGTCACGTACATCTGACCGACGCGGGGCTGCAGTTCGTCGGTGCGGCCCGCCGGATACTTGCCGAGCTGTCCGATGTCCGCGACGCCATCGAGTCGATCCAGACCGAGCCCAAGGGTCTCCTTACGATCACGGTGCCGGCCACCTTTGGCCGCAAGCACGTCGCACCTGCTGTCGCAACATTCCTGCTTCGCTATCCGCAGATTCAGATCGATCTGCATGTCAGCGACGAGATGGTCGACCTGGTCAATCAACGCGTCGATGTTGCCATTCGCATCGGCGTGCTGGACGATAGCGATATGCTCGCCGTCCAGCTGGCGCCGCAGCGCAGGGTGGCCGTCGCGAGCCCGGAATATCTGGCACGCGCGGGCCGACCGGCTTCGCCCATCGATCTGATGACGCACAACTGTCTGTCGCACGGCCTCAATGGTGCACGCGCCGGATGGTGGCAGTTCGCCGGTGTGAACGACGGAAAGCCACTCGATGTCGGCGGTAATCTGCGTACCGACGACAGCGAATCGCTGCTGAAAGCGGTGCTGGCCGGCGTTGGCGTTGCGCATCTGGCGACATGGCTGGTCGGCGACGAAATTGCTGCGGGACGCCTCGTCGTGTTGTTCGACAGCGAGCTTCGCGAACCGTCTGTTTCGATGTCAGGTATTCATGCTGTGCGAATGCCGGGGCGTGGTGTGCGCAAAGCCAGACTGTTCATCGATCACCTTCGCGAGCAGTTCACCTCTGCGGACAAACATGTTCCCTACTGGGAGCGACCGTTCGATCAAAAGCGCGCTGGCTTGCGCGAGAACCCATCATCGCCGGCTTAG
- a CDS encoding cytochrome P450, whose product MTAQPTAGAAQTDARDNSDDRMLARDFDLRHLSPSFHADPYPVYRALRTHEPIKRMPDGSLFLTRYRDVQAVYRDPKTFTSDKTVEFKPKYGASPLYEHHTTSLVFNDPPLHTRVRKLIAGALTARAIAAMEAGLVRLVDGLLDAADAQGHLDLIAGFSAAIPVEVIGNLLAVPHDERAPLRDWSLAILGALEPTLDAQQLERGNRAVDGFIAYLRDLVARRRRAPGDPQHDVLTRLIEGEVDGERLSEMELLHNCIFILNAGHETTTNLIGNGLVTLAAWEPARAALLADPALIDGTIEECLRFESSNQLGNRMASVDTRIGEIDVARGTPVTLCIGAANRDPEQFADPDCFDIRREPNRHLAFGFGVHQCAGLSLARLEARIAIGRFVRRFPSYRVSGEPVRGGRVRFRGFAEVRCEVR is encoded by the coding sequence ATGACCGCGCAACCCACCGCCGGAGCCGCGCAGACCGATGCGCGAGACAACAGCGACGACCGCATGCTCGCACGCGATTTCGATCTGCGTCATCTGAGCCCGTCGTTTCACGCTGACCCCTACCCGGTGTACCGGGCGCTGCGCACACACGAGCCCATCAAGCGGATGCCTGACGGCTCACTCTTCCTGACCCGCTACCGCGACGTGCAGGCGGTGTATCGCGATCCGAAGACATTCACGTCCGACAAGACTGTCGAGTTCAAACCGAAGTACGGTGCCTCGCCGCTCTACGAGCATCACACGACGAGCCTTGTCTTCAACGATCCGCCGCTGCACACGAGGGTGCGCAAACTGATCGCCGGTGCGCTGACCGCGCGCGCGATCGCGGCGATGGAGGCGGGTCTGGTGCGGCTCGTCGATGGCCTGCTCGACGCAGCCGATGCACAAGGGCATCTCGATCTGATCGCCGGTTTCTCGGCGGCGATTCCGGTCGAGGTCATCGGCAATCTGCTCGCGGTGCCGCACGACGAACGCGCGCCGTTGCGCGACTGGTCGCTCGCGATTCTCGGCGCGCTCGAACCGACGCTCGACGCGCAGCAGCTCGAACGCGGCAATCGCGCGGTCGATGGGTTTATCGCGTATCTGCGCGATCTCGTCGCGCGGCGTCGGCGTGCGCCCGGCGATCCACAGCACGACGTACTGACGCGTCTGATCGAAGGCGAGGTCGACGGCGAACGGCTCTCCGAAATGGAGCTGCTGCACAACTGCATCTTCATCCTCAACGCAGGTCACGAGACGACGACCAATCTGATCGGCAACGGCCTCGTCACGCTGGCCGCATGGGAGCCCGCGCGCGCCGCGTTGCTCGCCGATCCCGCGCTGATCGACGGTACGATCGAGGAGTGCCTGCGCTTCGAAAGCTCGAACCAGCTCGGCAACCGGATGGCGAGCGTCGACACGCGGATCGGCGAGATCGACGTCGCGCGCGGCACGCCGGTGACGCTGTGCATCGGTGCGGCGAATCGCGATCCCGAACAGTTCGCGGACCCCGACTGCTTCGACATCCGTCGCGAACCGAACCGGCATCTCGCGTTCGGCTTCGGCGTGCATCAATGCGCGGGACTGTCGCTTGCGCGGCTCGAAGCGCGGATCGCGATCGGGCGTTTCGTCAGACGCTTTCCGTCGTATCGCGTGAGCGGCGAGCCGGTGCGCGGTGGGCGCGTGCGGTTTCGTGGGTTTGCCGAGGTGCGTTGCGAGGTGAGGTAG
- the serB gene encoding phosphoserine phosphatase SerB, with protein sequence MNLVIQSPAPLADEHRRPLVGLARGTRVTPLDDRAWRIEGADPAQRGDLDVYCGTHSLDYAFVEPGRQLRDFGLVAMDMDSTLITIECIDEIADFCGLKAEVAAITEASMRGEIKDFNESLTRRVALLAGLDASALERVYDERLQLSPGAEKMLAGVQAAGIKTLLVSGGFTFFTEKLRARLNLDFALANTLEIVDGKLTGRVTGEIVNAEVKARTLRETCAQLGIEPSRAIAMGDGSNDLKMMAAAGLSVAFRAKPVVREAASVAFNYVGLDGLLRLF encoded by the coding sequence ATGAATCTCGTCATCCAGAGTCCCGCTCCCCTCGCCGACGAACATCGCCGACCGCTCGTCGGACTCGCGCGCGGCACCCGCGTCACACCGCTCGACGACCGCGCCTGGCGCATCGAAGGCGCGGACCCGGCGCAGCGCGGCGACCTCGACGTGTACTGCGGCACGCATTCGCTCGACTACGCGTTCGTCGAGCCGGGCCGGCAGTTGCGCGACTTCGGCCTCGTCGCGATGGACATGGACTCGACGCTGATCACGATCGAATGCATCGACGAGATCGCCGATTTCTGCGGACTCAAGGCGGAAGTCGCGGCGATCACCGAGGCATCGATGCGCGGCGAGATCAAGGACTTCAACGAAAGTTTGACGCGACGTGTCGCGCTGCTCGCCGGGCTCGACGCATCCGCGCTCGAGCGCGTGTACGACGAACGCTTGCAACTGTCGCCGGGTGCCGAAAAGATGCTCGCGGGCGTACAGGCTGCGGGCATCAAGACGCTGCTCGTATCCGGCGGCTTCACGTTCTTCACCGAGAAGCTGCGCGCGCGCCTGAACCTCGATTTCGCGCTCGCGAATACGCTGGAGATCGTCGACGGCAAATTGACCGGCCGCGTGACCGGCGAGATCGTCAATGCAGAGGTGAAAGCGCGCACGCTGCGCGAGACCTGTGCGCAGCTCGGCATCGAGCCTTCGCGTGCGATTGCGATGGGCGATGGGTCGAACGATCTGAAGATGATGGCCGCGGCGGGCCTTTCCGTGGCGTTCCGTGCGAAGCCGGTGGTGCGCGAGGCGGCGAGCGTCGCGTTTAACTACGTGGGACTGGATGGGTTGTTGAGGTTGTTCTAA